A single Denticeps clupeoides chromosome 7, fDenClu1.1, whole genome shotgun sequence DNA region contains:
- the arpc1b gene encoding actin-related protein 2/3 complex subunit 1B, whose product MAYHSFLLEPISCHAWNKDRTQIALSPNNHEVHIYKKGGNNWTKIHVLKEHNGQVTGIDWAPESNRIVTCGTDRNAYVWTLKGDAWKPTLVILRINRAARCVKWSPKENKFAVGSGSRLISVCYFEQDNDWWVCKHIKKPIRSTILCLDWHPNNVLLAAGSCDFKCRIFSAYIKEVEEKPAPTAWGSKMPFGEVMFESSGTAGWVHGVCFSESGNRVAWASHDSTVAVAEGGKSAVITSLTTETLPLLCLTFITENSLVAAGHDCYPALFVYDAGKGTITFGGKLDVPKQSAQKGLTARERFQNLDKKATSETKEAVLESLHKNSISQLSVLEGGKAKCTKFSTTGMDGGMAIWDVKTLEASMKDLKIV is encoded by the exons ATGGCTTACCACAGCTTCCTGCTGGAACCGATCAGCTGTCACGCCTGGAACAAGGACCGGACCC AGATTGCACTCAGTCCTAATAACCATGAGGTCCATATTTATAAAAAGGGGGGAAACAACTGGACCAAGATCCACGTGTTGAAGGAGCACAATGGTCAGGTGACTG GCATTGACTGGGCCCCGGAGAGCAACCGCATTGTCACCTGTGGCACTGACCGCAACGCCTACGTGTGGACGCTGAAGGGCGACGCGTGGAAGCCCACCCTGGTCATCCTGAGGATCAACCGTGCTGCCCGCTGTGTTAAGTGGTCCCCTAAAGAAAACAAGTTTGCCGTGGGCAGTGGGTCCCGCCTAATCTCCGTGTGTTACTTCGAGCAGGATAACGACTG GTGGGTCTGCAAGCACATCAAGAAGCCTATTCGCTCTACTATCCTGTGTTTGGACTGGCATCCCAACAATGTCTTACTTGCCGCTGGATCATGTGACTTCAAATGCAG AATATTCTCTGCCTACAtcaaggaggtggaggagaagccAGCTCCCACTGCATGGGGCTCTAAGATGCCCTTTGGGGAGGTGATGTTTGAGTCCAGTGGGACGGCTGGCTGGGTCCACGGTGTCTGCTTTTCTGAAAGTGGCAACCGCGTGGCCTgggccagccatgacagcacCGTAGCTGTGGCTGAGGGGGGCAAGTCTGCTGT GATCACTAGCCTGACCACTGAGACTCTGCCTCTCCTGTGCCTGACGTTCATCACGGAGAACAGCCTGGTGGCAGCT GGCCACGACTGCTACCCTGCTCTCTTTGTGTATGATGCCGGAAAAGGGACAATCACCTTCGGTGGGAAACTGGATGTTCCCAAGCAGAGCGCTCAGAAGGGCTTGACTGCAAGAGAGCGCTTCCAGAACCTGGACAAGAAGGCCACATCGGAGACAAAAGAGGCTGTGCTGGAGTCTCTTCACAAAAACAGCATCAG CCAACTCTCAGTTTTGGAAGGTGGGAAAGCAAAATGCACCAAATTCTCCACCACTGGAATGGATGGAGGAATGGCAATTTGGGATGTTAAG aCCCTGGAAGCATCCATGAAAGACCTCAAAATTGTCTGA